From the Salvelinus fontinalis isolate EN_2023a chromosome 35, ASM2944872v1, whole genome shotgun sequence genome, one window contains:
- the LOC129834761 gene encoding transmembrane 6 superfamily member 1-like isoform X1, with the protein MRVDSVNRAMNTSAGTGVFILSLTSIPISFFFNSLIYTNSIEAVFFAGSTTVLILAISACFLFKKKAPRDPLFYVFAVYAFLSVVNLIIGLEQDSIIDGFITFYLKNANPYINTAHGHMISYWDGCVHYLMYLLMVAAITWGASYRAIGLYWVGSILMRVIVYIPGNVVGKYGTQLSPLFLVQMLYVVVSVWACFRVFSQSSTRQARTMSIDEAQRTTLVERPLDFLFVIYLVPATFFCVFRGLVALDCPTEWCQEYTQLYEPYLKDPSSYPKIQMIVNMLYSGPYYIIALYGLLVPGCEWMPDLTLVHSGAIAQAQFSHIGASLHTRTPFSYRVPADSQIVFLLVNALYAIVPQAFCYRCVTSPAFFFRDQQNDKKTG; encoded by the exons ATGCGCGTCGACAGTGTAAATAGAGCAATGAACACGTCTGCTGGGACGGGAGTTTTTATCTTGTCCTTGACATCAATACCCATTTCCTTTTTCTTCAACTCTCTGATCTACACTAACAG CATTGAGGCAGTCTTTTTCGCTGGATCTACAACTGTTCTTATCTTGGCTATTTCTGCATGCTTTCTATTCAAGAAGAAGGCACCCAGAGACCCTCTATTCTATG TGTTTGCAGTGTATGCATTCCTGAGTGTGGTAAACCTGATCATTGGTCTGGAGCAGGACAGTATCATCGATGGTTTCATCACCTTCTATCTCAAAAATGCAA ACCCCTACATTAACACGGCACATGGACACATGATCTCCTATTGGGATGGATGTGTCCACTATCTCATGTACCTGCTCATGGTTGCAGCTATAACCTGGGG GGCAAGCTACAGAGCCATCGGCCTGTACTGGGTGGGGTCCATTCTCATGCGCGTCATCGTCTACATTCCTGGAAATGTTGTGG GGAAGTATGGTACCCAGCTGAGCCCTCTGTTCCTGGTCCAAATGCTCTACGTCGTGGTGTCGGTGTGGGCCTGCTTCCGCGTCTTCAGCCAGTCCTCCACCAGACAGGCTCGGACAATG AGTATCGATGAGGCCCAGAGGACTACGCTGGTGGAGAGGCCCCTAGACTTTCTGTTTGTCATCTACCTCGTCCCTGCTACATTTTTCTGTGTCTTCAGAGGCCTG GTGGCCCTGGACTGCCCGACAGAGTGGTGTCAGGAGTACACACAGCTATATGAGCCTTACCTGAAGGACCCCTCATCTTATCCTAAAATACAG ATGATAGTGAACATGCTTTACTCCGGTCCGTACTACATCATTGCGCTCTACGGGCTGCTCGTGCCTGGGTGTGAGTGGATGCCTGACCTCACTCTGGTCCACTCTGGGGCAATAGCACAG gcCCAATTCTCCCACATCGGTGCATCTCTCCACACGCGGACGCCGTTCTCCTACAGAGTACCAGCTGACAGCCAGATTGTCTTTCTATTAGTCAACGCCCTGTATGCCATCGTACCCCAAGCCTTCTGCTACCGCTGTGTCACTAGCCCTGCCTTCTTCTTCAGAGACCAACAAAATGACAAGAAGACTGGCTGA
- the LOC129834761 gene encoding transmembrane 6 superfamily member 1-like isoform X2 has product MRVDSVNRAMNTSAGTGVFILSLTSIPISFFFNSLIYTNSIEAVFFAGSTTVLILAISACFLFKKKAPRDPLFYVFAVYAFLSVVNLIIGLEQDSIIDGFITFYLKNANPYINTAHGHMISYWDGCVHYLMYLLMVAAITWGASYRAIGLYWVGSILMRVIVYIPGNVVGKYGTQLSPLFLVQMLYVVVSVWACFRVFSQSSTRQARTMSIDEAQRTTLVERPLDFLFVIYLVPATFFCVFRGLMIVNMLYSGPYYIIALYGLLVPGCEWMPDLTLVHSGAIAQAQFSHIGASLHTRTPFSYRVPADSQIVFLLVNALYAIVPQAFCYRCVTSPAFFFRDQQNDKKTG; this is encoded by the exons ATGCGCGTCGACAGTGTAAATAGAGCAATGAACACGTCTGCTGGGACGGGAGTTTTTATCTTGTCCTTGACATCAATACCCATTTCCTTTTTCTTCAACTCTCTGATCTACACTAACAG CATTGAGGCAGTCTTTTTCGCTGGATCTACAACTGTTCTTATCTTGGCTATTTCTGCATGCTTTCTATTCAAGAAGAAGGCACCCAGAGACCCTCTATTCTATG TGTTTGCAGTGTATGCATTCCTGAGTGTGGTAAACCTGATCATTGGTCTGGAGCAGGACAGTATCATCGATGGTTTCATCACCTTCTATCTCAAAAATGCAA ACCCCTACATTAACACGGCACATGGACACATGATCTCCTATTGGGATGGATGTGTCCACTATCTCATGTACCTGCTCATGGTTGCAGCTATAACCTGGGG GGCAAGCTACAGAGCCATCGGCCTGTACTGGGTGGGGTCCATTCTCATGCGCGTCATCGTCTACATTCCTGGAAATGTTGTGG GGAAGTATGGTACCCAGCTGAGCCCTCTGTTCCTGGTCCAAATGCTCTACGTCGTGGTGTCGGTGTGGGCCTGCTTCCGCGTCTTCAGCCAGTCCTCCACCAGACAGGCTCGGACAATG AGTATCGATGAGGCCCAGAGGACTACGCTGGTGGAGAGGCCCCTAGACTTTCTGTTTGTCATCTACCTCGTCCCTGCTACATTTTTCTGTGTCTTCAGAGGCCTG ATGATAGTGAACATGCTTTACTCCGGTCCGTACTACATCATTGCGCTCTACGGGCTGCTCGTGCCTGGGTGTGAGTGGATGCCTGACCTCACTCTGGTCCACTCTGGGGCAATAGCACAG gcCCAATTCTCCCACATCGGTGCATCTCTCCACACGCGGACGCCGTTCTCCTACAGAGTACCAGCTGACAGCCAGATTGTCTTTCTATTAGTCAACGCCCTGTATGCCATCGTACCCCAAGCCTTCTGCTACCGCTGTGTCACTAGCCCTGCCTTCTTCTTCAGAGACCAACAAAATGACAAGAAGACTGGCTGA
- the LOC129834761 gene encoding transmembrane 6 superfamily member 1-like isoform X4 → MLSIQEEGTQRPSILWASYRAIGLYWVGSILMRVIVYIPGNVVGKYGTQLSPLFLVQMLYVVVSVWACFRVFSQSSTRQARTMSIDEAQRTTLVERPLDFLFVIYLVPATFFCVFRGLVALDCPTEWCQEYTQLYEPYLKDPSSYPKIQMIVNMLYSGPYYIIALYGLLVPGCEWMPDLTLVHSGAIAQAQFSHIGASLHTRTPFSYRVPADSQIVFLLVNALYAIVPQAFCYRCVTSPAFFFRDQQNDKKTG, encoded by the exons ATGCTTTCTATTCAAGAAGAAGGCACCCAGAGACCCTCTATTCTATG GGCAAGCTACAGAGCCATCGGCCTGTACTGGGTGGGGTCCATTCTCATGCGCGTCATCGTCTACATTCCTGGAAATGTTGTGG GGAAGTATGGTACCCAGCTGAGCCCTCTGTTCCTGGTCCAAATGCTCTACGTCGTGGTGTCGGTGTGGGCCTGCTTCCGCGTCTTCAGCCAGTCCTCCACCAGACAGGCTCGGACAATG AGTATCGATGAGGCCCAGAGGACTACGCTGGTGGAGAGGCCCCTAGACTTTCTGTTTGTCATCTACCTCGTCCCTGCTACATTTTTCTGTGTCTTCAGAGGCCTG GTGGCCCTGGACTGCCCGACAGAGTGGTGTCAGGAGTACACACAGCTATATGAGCCTTACCTGAAGGACCCCTCATCTTATCCTAAAATACAG ATGATAGTGAACATGCTTTACTCCGGTCCGTACTACATCATTGCGCTCTACGGGCTGCTCGTGCCTGGGTGTGAGTGGATGCCTGACCTCACTCTGGTCCACTCTGGGGCAATAGCACAG gcCCAATTCTCCCACATCGGTGCATCTCTCCACACGCGGACGCCGTTCTCCTACAGAGTACCAGCTGACAGCCAGATTGTCTTTCTATTAGTCAACGCCCTGTATGCCATCGTACCCCAAGCCTTCTGCTACCGCTGTGTCACTAGCCCTGCCTTCTTCTTCAGAGACCAACAAAATGACAAGAAGACTGGCTGA
- the LOC129834761 gene encoding transmembrane 6 superfamily member 1-like isoform X5 gives MVSSPSISKMASYRAIGLYWVGSILMRVIVYIPGNVVGKYGTQLSPLFLVQMLYVVVSVWACFRVFSQSSTRQARTMSIDEAQRTTLVERPLDFLFVIYLVPATFFCVFRGLVALDCPTEWCQEYTQLYEPYLKDPSSYPKIQMIVNMLYSGPYYIIALYGLLVPGCEWMPDLTLVHSGAIAQAQFSHIGASLHTRTPFSYRVPADSQIVFLLVNALYAIVPQAFCYRCVTSPAFFFRDQQNDKKTG, from the exons ATGGTTTCATCACCTTCTATCTCAAAAAT GGCAAGCTACAGAGCCATCGGCCTGTACTGGGTGGGGTCCATTCTCATGCGCGTCATCGTCTACATTCCTGGAAATGTTGTGG GGAAGTATGGTACCCAGCTGAGCCCTCTGTTCCTGGTCCAAATGCTCTACGTCGTGGTGTCGGTGTGGGCCTGCTTCCGCGTCTTCAGCCAGTCCTCCACCAGACAGGCTCGGACAATG AGTATCGATGAGGCCCAGAGGACTACGCTGGTGGAGAGGCCCCTAGACTTTCTGTTTGTCATCTACCTCGTCCCTGCTACATTTTTCTGTGTCTTCAGAGGCCTG GTGGCCCTGGACTGCCCGACAGAGTGGTGTCAGGAGTACACACAGCTATATGAGCCTTACCTGAAGGACCCCTCATCTTATCCTAAAATACAG ATGATAGTGAACATGCTTTACTCCGGTCCGTACTACATCATTGCGCTCTACGGGCTGCTCGTGCCTGGGTGTGAGTGGATGCCTGACCTCACTCTGGTCCACTCTGGGGCAATAGCACAG gcCCAATTCTCCCACATCGGTGCATCTCTCCACACGCGGACGCCGTTCTCCTACAGAGTACCAGCTGACAGCCAGATTGTCTTTCTATTAGTCAACGCCCTGTATGCCATCGTACCCCAAGCCTTCTGCTACCGCTGTGTCACTAGCCCTGCCTTCTTCTTCAGAGACCAACAAAATGACAAGAAGACTGGCTGA
- the LOC129834761 gene encoding transmembrane 6 superfamily member 1-like isoform X3, whose protein sequence is MISYWDGCVHYLMYLLMVAAITWGASYRAIGLYWVGSILMRVIVYIPGNVVGKYGTQLSPLFLVQMLYVVVSVWACFRVFSQSSTRQARTMSIDEAQRTTLVERPLDFLFVIYLVPATFFCVFRGLVALDCPTEWCQEYTQLYEPYLKDPSSYPKIQMIVNMLYSGPYYIIALYGLLVPGCEWMPDLTLVHSGAIAQAQFSHIGASLHTRTPFSYRVPADSQIVFLLVNALYAIVPQAFCYRCVTSPAFFFRDQQNDKKTG, encoded by the exons ATGATCTCCTATTGGGATGGATGTGTCCACTATCTCATGTACCTGCTCATGGTTGCAGCTATAACCTGGGG GGCAAGCTACAGAGCCATCGGCCTGTACTGGGTGGGGTCCATTCTCATGCGCGTCATCGTCTACATTCCTGGAAATGTTGTGG GGAAGTATGGTACCCAGCTGAGCCCTCTGTTCCTGGTCCAAATGCTCTACGTCGTGGTGTCGGTGTGGGCCTGCTTCCGCGTCTTCAGCCAGTCCTCCACCAGACAGGCTCGGACAATG AGTATCGATGAGGCCCAGAGGACTACGCTGGTGGAGAGGCCCCTAGACTTTCTGTTTGTCATCTACCTCGTCCCTGCTACATTTTTCTGTGTCTTCAGAGGCCTG GTGGCCCTGGACTGCCCGACAGAGTGGTGTCAGGAGTACACACAGCTATATGAGCCTTACCTGAAGGACCCCTCATCTTATCCTAAAATACAG ATGATAGTGAACATGCTTTACTCCGGTCCGTACTACATCATTGCGCTCTACGGGCTGCTCGTGCCTGGGTGTGAGTGGATGCCTGACCTCACTCTGGTCCACTCTGGGGCAATAGCACAG gcCCAATTCTCCCACATCGGTGCATCTCTCCACACGCGGACGCCGTTCTCCTACAGAGTACCAGCTGACAGCCAGATTGTCTTTCTATTAGTCAACGCCCTGTATGCCATCGTACCCCAAGCCTTCTGCTACCGCTGTGTCACTAGCCCTGCCTTCTTCTTCAGAGACCAACAAAATGACAAGAAGACTGGCTGA